A single window of Micromonas commoda chromosome 6, complete sequence DNA harbors:
- a CDS encoding predicted protein — MADITAVLSATTSPDAATREAAEAQLKQAQEQNLGAFLQSLANEVATEAKPLDSRRLAGLILKNALDARDETVKADKQEKWVTMDANIRNTVKGCVWNQLGSPVQEIRHTCAQVIAKIAGAEMPKALWPSLVTDLQNNMATGDPGKRQSTLEALGYICEEIEHEHLQEADVNAMLTAIVQGMRKEEESNEIRLAATNALVNAMYFAEGNFEREQERNYIMQVTCEATVCADVRVRQAAFEVLVGAAENYYEKLQPYMTAIFDLTVKATKGDEESVALQAIEFWSAIADEEVCRQDDIADAGEGNHQIVYHRFVEQALPHLVPMLLETLTKQDEDELDEGDDVWNLAMAGGTCLGLVATCVQDAVVDHVMPFITGNIGSQEWRLREAATFAFGSILEGPDPDKLAPVAAQALPFLLNALNDPKTHVRDTTAWTIGRVFEFVGEAQSPVVNPGNLDNILKILVEKLQDKPLVAGKVCYALLRLATSCANDDDEQNPMRVALAPYFQGIVQSLLQTSERPDAEQSLRMECYESLNEIIRASTQQNAPITQQLVPMVLQKLETTLAALSQPGLGPEAQEKIGEVQGLLCGTLQTIVQKLSGEDATKMMIIQFGDQIMQMLLRVLGARSATVHEEAMLCVGALAYATGDQFEKYMQALYPFIEVGLKNHEEYEVCNVTVGVVGDLCRALDAKILPFCDGIVYQLLQDLQSTALHRSVKPPILSCFGDIALAIGPAFEKYVGYVVPMLQSAQQLSLQTPKDDEEMIEYNNMLRNGIFEAYAGLLQGFKDDKSKVEQLKSHAVYVLQFIAEVAKDGDRDEAVTRAMVGVMGDMADTMDGVGELFKQNMFWVELIRECEDQYQDQQLRDTAQWAKGKITMRVGM, encoded by the coding sequence ATGGCCGACATCACCGCGGTCCTCTCGGCCACCACcagccccgacgccgcgacgcgcgaggctgcggaggcgcAGCTGAAGCAAGCGCAGGAGCAGAACCTCGGCGCCTTCCTGCAGTCCCTCGCTAACGAGGTCGCCACCGAGGCCAAGCCCCTCGACTCCCGACGCTTGGCGGGTCTCATCCTCAagaacgcgctcgacgccaggGACGAGACCGTCAAGGCCGACAAGCAGGAGAAATGGGTCACCATGGACGCCAACATCCGCAACACCGTCAAGGGGTGCGTCTGGAACCAGCTCGGCTCCCCCGTGCAGGAGATCCGCCACACCTGCGCGCAGGTGATCGCCAAGATCGCCGGAGCGGAGATGCCCAAGGCTCTCTGGCCGTCGCTCGTCACCGACCTCCAGAACAACATGGCCACCGGCGATCCCGGCAAGCGCCAGTCCACCCTCGAGGCACTCGGATACATCTGCGAGGAAATCGAGCACGAGCACCTGCAGGAGGCGGACGTCAACGCCATGCTCACCGCCATCGTGCAGGGCATgaggaaggaggaggagagcaACGAGATCCGATTAGCCGCGACCAACGCCTTGGTCAACGCCATGTACTTCGCGGAGGGTAACTTCGAACGCGAGCAGGAGAGGAACTACATCATGCAGGTGACGTGCGAGGCGACCGTCTGCGCGGACGTTCGCGTCAGGCAGGCTGCGTTTGAGGTGCTGGTAGGAGCCGCGGAGAACTACTACGAGAAGCTTCAGCCGTACATGACCGCCATCTTCGACCTGACCGTCAAGGCGAcgaagggcgacgaggagtccGTGGCGCTGCAGGCGATCGAGTTCTggtccgccatcgccgacgaggaggtctGCCGCCAGGAtgacatcgccgacgcgggcgagggtaACCACCAGATCGTCTACCACCGATTCGTCGAGCAGGCGCTTCCCCACCTCGTGCCCATGCTCCTCGAGACCCTCACCAAgcaggacgaggacgagctcgacgaaggcgacgacgtgtGGAACCTCGCCATGGCCGGCGGCACGtgcctcggcctcgtcgccacgTGCGTGcaggacgccgtcgtcgaccacGTCATGCCCTTCATCACCGGCAACATCGGCTCGCAGGAGTGGCGACTCCGCGAGGCTGCCACCTTTGCGTTTGGATCTATCCTCGAGGGACCCGACCCGGAcaagctcgcgcccgtcgccgcgcaggcgctcccTTTCCTCCTCAACGCCCTCAACGACCCTAAGACCCACGTGCGCGATACCACGGCGTGGACCATCGGACGCGTGTTTGAGTTTGTCGGGGAGGCTCAGTCGCCGGTGGTCAACCCGGGCAACCTCGACAACATCCTCAAGATTCTCGTCGAGAAGCTGCAGGATAAGCCCCTGGTCGCGGGTAAGGTGTGCTACGCGCTCCTgcgcctcgcgacgtcgtgcgcgaacgacgacgatgaacaGAACCCCATgcgcgtggcgctcgcgccttACTTTCAGGGCATCGTGCAGAGCCTGCTGCAGACGTCGGAGCGTCCGGATGCGGAGCAGTCCCTCCGCATGGAGTGCTACGAGTCCCTCAACGAGATCATCCGAGCGTCCACCCAGCAGAATGCGCCCATCACCCAGCAGCTCGTGCCCATGGTGCTTCAGAAGCTCGAGacgaccctcgccgcgctctcgcaGCCGGGCCTCGGGCCCGAGGCTCAGGAAAAGATCGGCGAAGTCCAGGGCCTGCTCTGCGGAACCCTCCAAACGATCGTCCAGAAGCTCTCCGGAGAGGATGCCACCAAGATGATGATCATCCAGTTCGGAGACCAGATCATGCAGATGCTCCTCAGGGTGCTCGGGGCGAGGTCAGCCACCGTGCACGAGGAGGCAATGCtctgcgtcggcgccctcgcttACGCCACCGGTGATCAGTTTGAAAAGTACATGCAGGCGCTTTACCCGTTCATCGAGGTGGGCCTCAAGAATCACGAGGAGTACGAGGTGTGCAACGTCACCGTGGGCGTGGTGGGCGACCTGTGCCGCGCGCTGGATGCAAAGATCCTGCCCTTTTGCGACGGCATCGTGTACCAGCTGCTGCAGGATCTGCAGTCCACCGCGCTGCACCGCTCGGTGAAGCCCCCGATTCTGTCCTGCTTTGGCgacatcgcgctcgccatcggACCCGCGTTCGAGAAGTACGTCGGGTACGTGGTGCCCATGCTCCAGAGCGCCCAGCAGCTCTCGCTGCAGACGCCcaaggatgacgaggagATGATTGAGTACAACAACATGCTCCGCAACGGAATCTTCGAGGCTTACGCCGGCCTCCTCCAGGGGTTCAAGGATGACAAGAGTAAGGTCGAGCAGCTCAAGTCTCACGCAGTGTATGTCCTGCAGTTCATCGCGGAGGTTGCCAAGGACGGGGAcagggacgaggcggtgacTCGCGCCATGGTGGGCGTCATGGGCGACATGGCGGACACGATGGACGGGGTCGGCGAGCTGTTCAAGCAGAACATGTTCTGGGTGGAGCTCATCCGCGAGTGTGAGGACCAGTACCAGGACCAGCAGCTGAGGGACACGGCGCAGTGGGCCAAGGGGAAGATCACGATGCGCGTCGGGATGTGA
- a CDS encoding predicted protein: protein MSTCRWLWRPVGGSRRRGKADRGKETKSGGCTVALLRSVGTRDDFWAPPLFRGAGMECLRPALKKRKRYSPDDPEGVVGGFTTPVTPAGAPSDAGDSVPGITPKSVTFKRGSKCQRIVGSADPKIDRTPIEIPCHCDGCGKYILTARHNCDACEDYDLCAPCYASLVDGTLEHEHDASCFEVKDWTEEEEEAALEEASRSTAAHATPASDGTGGARPDDRGDGDGVETPGGGGRDGVGAVLFQTPTSQAPAIGDGGAQLAKGGEGVADANASSSR from the exons ATGTCGACCTGCCGCTGGTTGTGGCGCCCGGTGGGAGGGTCGCGTCGAAGGGGAAAGGCAGATCGGGGGAAAGAAACGAAGAGTGGAGGCTGCACCGTG GCTCTTTTGCGCTCCGTTGGCACCCGAGACGATTTCTGGGCACCGCCACTGTTTCGGGGCGCCGGCATGGAGTGCCTGCGCCCGGCGCTCAAGAAGCGCAAGAGGTACTCCCCGGATGATCCGGAGGGAGTCGTGGGTGGGTTCACGACCCCGGTGACCCCGGCTGGAgccccgagcgacgccggcgatAGCGTCCCGGGGATCACCCCGAAGAGCGTGACGTTTAAGAGGGGGAGCAAGTGCCAGAGGATCGTCGGCTCCGCGGACCCGAAGATCGACAGGACCCCGATCGAAATCCCGTGCCACTGCGACGGCTGCGGCAAGTACATCCTCACTGCGAGGCACAactgcgacgcgtgcgaggaTTACGACCTGTGCGCCCCTTGCTACGCCTCGTTGGTCGACGGCACCTTGGAACACGAGCACGACGCGTCGTGCTTCGAGGTGAAGGACtggaccgaggaggaggaggaagcggcgctggaggaggcctcgcgctcgacggcggcgcacgcgacaCCCGCGAGTGatggcaccggcggcgcgaggcccgACGACCgaggggacggggacggggtaGAGACaccgggaggaggaggaagggacggggtcggggcggtgCTTTTccagacgccgacgagccaGGCGCCGGCGATTGGGGACGGCggggcacagctggcgaagGGTGGAGAGGGtgtcgcggacgcgaacgcgagctcgtcgcggtga
- a CDS encoding predicted protein produces MRPHASVTPEQAAAGAAALARRIASDPALAEIQRKRAALPVDEFKGQILDAVARNQVVLVAGATGCGKTTQVPQYLIDDAWGNGRGATIMCTQPRRISAVTVSERVANERGENIGAGSVGYQIRLETKASADCALMFCTNGVLLRRLTSPGADKMLESLSHIVIDELHERDLFADFLTIVLRGVLARHRHLRLVLMSATVREDLFSDYFGGCPVIRVPGYTHPVADYHLEDILSLVGYGGGGGGGVHDFVYAATADPDSPEGQAVQAATLDAAEDEIRRLSAMENASAQMSQYQIQADPDEVDLQLAQELIHWILTHRAGEMQTAHGGPAGAVLVFLPGWNEISQLRDNMAADPRFSDGTTLVLPLHSMVPPQDQKRVFQRPPRGVRKVVLATNIAETAVTIDDVVFVVDSGRLKEKSYDAHTGVSTLQAAWISRASAQQRRGRAGRVRPGECYRLYSTARMSSFADFQLPEMQRSPLEELCLQVRMLAEASSLGGERGGGAAAVGMGQGSTAEFLLQAVEPPIPQAISQAVALLQDIGAMKDDEGLTRLGRHLGEMPVHPRVGKMLLYATLLGVLDPVLTVACASAYRSPFVVSVD; encoded by the exons ATGAGACCGCACGCGAGCGTCACCCCGGAGCAGgcggccgccggcgccgcggctctcgcgcggAGGATCGCGTCGGACCCGGCTCTGGCGGAGATTCAGCGAAAGAGAGCGGCGCTCCCGGTGGACGAGTTCAAGGGTCAGATTTTGGATGCGGTGGCGCGTAACCAGGTTGTGCTGGTGGCGGGCGCCACGGGATGCGGCAAGACGACGCAGGTTCCCCAGTACCTCATAGACGACGCGTGGGGCAACGggaggggcgcgacgatcATGTGCACGCAGCCGAGGCGAATATCGGCCGTCACCGTGAGCGAGCGCGTGGCCAACGAGAGGGGCGAGAACATCGGAGCCGGGAGCGTCGGATACCAGATCAGGCTCGAGACCAAGGCCAGCGCGGACTGCGCGCTGATGTTTTGCACCAACGGCGTGCTGTTGCGCAGGCTCACcagccccggcgcggacAAGATGCTGGAGTCGCTTTCTCACatcgtcatcgacgagctccacgagcgcgaccTCTTTGCCGACTTTCTCACCATCGTACTTCGGGGCGTCCTTGCCAGGCACAGGCACCTGCGGCTCGTGCTGAtgtccgcgacggttcgcgaGGATCTGTTCAGCGACTACTTCGGCGGGTGCCCCGTCATAAGGGTCCCGGGATACACCCACCCGGTGGCGGATTACCACCTGGAGGACATTCTCAGCCTGGTCGgatacggcggcggcggcggcggcggggtccacGACTTTGTTTACGCCGCCACGGCGGACCCGGACTCGCCCGAGGGTCAGGCCGTGCAGGCTGCG ACCCTGGACGCGGCTGAAGACGAGATCAGGCGACTGAGCGCGATGGAGAATGCCTCGGCGCAAATGTCGCAGTATCAGATCCAGGCGGACCCGGACGAGGTTGACCTGCAACTCGCGCAGGAGCTCATACACTGGATCCTCACGCACAGGGCTGGTGAGATGCAGACGGCGCACGGTGgacccgcgggtgccgtgCTCGTGTTCCTCCCAGGCTGGAACGAAATATCGCAGCTCCGCGATAACATGGCGGCGGACCCCAGGTTCAGCGACGGCACCACCCTCGTGCTCCCCTTGCACTCCATGGTCCCGCCCCAGGATCAGAAGAGGGTGTTCCAGCGCCCCCCGAGGGGCGTGCGCAAGGTTGTCCTCGCGACCAACATCGCGGAAACCGCGGTGaccatcgacgacgtcgtcttTGTCGTGGACTCTGGCCGGCTCAAGGAGAAGTCGTACGACGCTCACACGGGGGTGTCCACGCTTCAGGCGGCGTGGatctcccgcgcgtccgcgcagcagcgacgcgggcgcgccggtcgcgtccgccccggcgagTGCTACCGGCTGTACTCCACGGCGAGGATGTCCTCCTTTGCGGACTTTCAGCTGCCGGAGATGCAGAGGTCGCCGCTGGAGGAGCTGTGTCTCCAGGTGCGGATGCTGGCGGAGGCTTCAAgcctcgggggcgagcgcgggggcggcgcggccgccgtcgggaTGGGCCAGGGTTCCACCGCCGAGTTTTTACTTCAGGCGGTCGAGCCCCCGATCCCCCAGGCCATCTcgcaggcggtggcgctgctTCAGGACATCGGCGCGAtgaaggacgacgagggtcTGACCCGGCTGGGTAGGCACCTCGGCGAGATGCCGGTGCACCCCCGCGTGGGTAAGATGCTCCTGTACGCAACCTTACTCGGAGTCCTCGATCCCGTGTTGACGGTGGCGTGCGCATCCGCGTACAGGTCCCCGTTCGTCGTGTCCGTGGAC